The following coding sequences are from one Lemur catta isolate mLemCat1 chromosome 16, mLemCat1.pri, whole genome shotgun sequence window:
- the CNDP1 gene encoding beta-Ala-His dipeptidase: MFSASPPAGLEQVFRHIELRQDEFVQTLKEWVAIESDSVQPMPWFRQELFRMMAVAADKLRRLGASVDSVDTGSQQLPDGQSLPIPPIILAELGNDPKKPTVCFYGHLDVQPAARGDGWLTDPYTLMEVDGKLYGRGATDNKGPVLAWINAVSTFQALEQDLPVNIKFILEGMEEAGSMALEELVQKEKDRFFSGVDYIVISDNLWVSRRKPAVTYGTRGNSYFTVEVKCRDQDFHSGTFGGILNEPMADMVALLGSLVDSSGHILIPGIYDHVATLTEEEKNMYKSIDLDLEEYRNSSQVKKFLFDTKEEILMHLWRFPSLSIHGIEGAFDKPGAKTVIPGRVTGKFSIRLVPHMNASVVEKQVKHHLEDVFSKRNSSNQMAVSMVLGLPPWIANINDSQYLAAKRAIRTVFGTDPDMIRDGSTIPVARIFQEIIGKSVMMLPLGAVDDGEHSQNEKINRWNYIEGSKLFAAFFLEIAKLHE, encoded by the exons ATGTTCTCGGCCTCCCCGCCTGCCGGACTGGAGCAGGTCTTCCGGCACATCGAGCTCCGGCAGGATGAGTTTGTGCAG ACGCTTAAGGAGTGGGTGGCCATTGAGAGTGACTCTGTCCAGCCCATGCCCTGGTTCAGACAAGAGCTCTTCAGGATGATGGCCGTGGCCGCGGACAAGCTGCGGCGCCTGGGAGCCAGCGTGGATTCCGTGGACACGGGTTCTCAGCAG CTGCCCGACGGCCAGAGTCTCCCAATACCTCCCATCATCCTGGCCGAGCTGGGGAACGACCCGAAGAAACCCACCGTGTGCTTCTACGGCCACCTGGACGTGCAGCCTGCAGCCCGGGGGGACGGATGGCTCACGGACCCCTACACGCTGATGGAGGTGGACG gaaaactttacGGACGAGGAGCCACAGACAACAAAGGCCCCGTTTTGGCGTGGATTAATGCCGTGAGCACCTTCCAAGCCTTGGAGCAA GATCTCCCTGTGAATATCAAATTCATCCTTGAAGGGATGGAAGAGGCGGGTTCTATGGCCCTGGAGGAACTTGTCCAAAAAGAAAAGGACCGATTCTTCTCTGGCGTGGACTACATCGTGATTTCAGACAACCTGTGGGTCAGCCGGAGGAAGCCAGCGGTCACCTACGGGACCCGCGGGAACAGCTACTTCACGGTGGAG GTGAAATGCAGGGACCAGGACTTCCATTCGGGGACCTTCGGTGGCATCCTTAATGAGCCGATGGCTGATATGGTTGCTCTTCTTG GTAGCCTCGTGGACTCGTCTGGTcatatcctaatccctggaatctatGACCACGTGGCAActcttacagaagaggaaaaaaacatgtaCAAATCCATCGATCTGGACCTAGAAGAATATCGGAATAGCAGCCAGGTTAAGAAATTTCTGTTTGACACAAAG gAGGAAATTCTCATGCACCTGTGGAGGTTCCCATCTCTTTCTATTCATGGGATCGAGGGTGCGTTTGACAAGCCCGGAGCTAAGACCGTCATACCTGGCCGAGTTACAGGAAAATTTTCAATCCGGCTCGTCCCTCACATGAATGCGTCTGTGGTGGAAAAACAG GTGAAGCATCATCTTGAAGATGTTTTCTCCAAAAGAAATAGTTCCAACCAGATGGCCGTTTCCATGGTACTAGGACTGCCCCCGTGGATCGCAAACATCAACGACAGCCAGTATCTTGCAGCCAAAAGGGCGATCAGAACAG TGTTTGGGACAGACCCAGATATGATCCGGGATGGATCAACCATTCCAGTTGCTAGAATTTTCCAGGAGATTATTGGCAAGAGTGTGATGATGCTCCCGCTAGGAGCTGTTGATGATGGAGAACACTCTCAGAACGAGAAGATCAACAG gTGGAACTACATAGAGGGTTCCAAATTATTCGCTGCCTTTTTCCTAGAGATAGCCAAGCTGCATGAGTAA